In a genomic window of Occallatibacter riparius:
- a CDS encoding winged helix-turn-helix domain-containing protein, with protein MIRFEGFEIRPAARSLTWNGQAIVLRSKTFDLLLYLAQHPHQVVTKDELMAALWPDSFVEESNLTQQIFLLRKALSESGQAERIVVTVPGKGYQFAAAVESPPVSSQQLRSGELRMNAVQSVTRMVIEAEEEEDPPPPQVRSEARVSRHWRLVAVATGVAVIATGPFLAWNRLHSTPPPHIAAYTKITQDGRPKSIGGTDESRIYFEWEDTGAIAQISVSGGATAPIQVPLEHPRIGEASPDGSTLLFTSEGKGKGPADSLWVVPVLGGSPRRLVNAVSSTWSPDGEKVVYGTANGDIGIVRRDGTDAHRIASVGGYLKSLAWSPDGSVIRFSRDGLLWEISADGKNLHQLLPGWGKSPTQWSGKWAPNGLFYFVADDQIWLSDERREVGRTAAILPIQMTFGPTVWDRPMPTQDGKKIYASGRSKRGELVRFDAKSRQFQPLLAGMSVEFVTYSNDGKSVAYVSYPEGVLWRANQDGSNPIQLTQPPEYPKSIRWSPDGSQIALVDRTPKGVNAIYLVPSDGSGESRRLLPSDLNAETDPSWSPDGRKIVFSTSPNVGASAKSSVCILDIASGKVDVMPDSDGLVVPHWSPDGRVIAAMTLDTMGMKLFNIASGQWAPLNTGAVAFPEWSHDGKSIYYVKWGDSPALLRIHIADGRQETVADLKGVQYTGVYTLWMGLDPADAPMMLRDAGTDDIYSLALQSQ; from the coding sequence TTGATCCGATTCGAAGGATTTGAAATACGCCCGGCAGCGCGTTCCCTCACGTGGAACGGGCAGGCGATCGTCTTGCGCTCGAAGACCTTCGACCTGCTCCTCTACCTCGCGCAACATCCTCATCAGGTCGTCACCAAAGACGAGCTGATGGCCGCCCTGTGGCCGGATTCGTTCGTCGAGGAGAGCAATCTCACGCAGCAGATTTTCCTCTTGCGGAAAGCCCTGTCGGAAAGCGGCCAGGCGGAGCGGATCGTTGTGACGGTGCCTGGGAAGGGATATCAGTTCGCGGCCGCAGTGGAATCACCTCCGGTGTCATCCCAGCAGCTCCGCTCCGGCGAGTTGAGGATGAACGCGGTACAGTCCGTCACCCGGATGGTGATTGAGGCCGAGGAGGAAGAAGACCCACCTCCGCCGCAGGTGCGTTCGGAAGCTCGGGTGTCTCGGCACTGGCGTTTGGTTGCGGTAGCGACCGGGGTAGCCGTTATCGCCACCGGCCCATTCCTCGCCTGGAACAGATTGCATTCCACTCCGCCGCCGCACATTGCCGCTTACACGAAGATCACGCAGGATGGCCGCCCCAAATCCATTGGTGGAACTGACGAAAGCCGAATTTACTTCGAGTGGGAAGACACGGGAGCCATCGCCCAGATTTCAGTCTCCGGCGGCGCGACTGCTCCCATCCAGGTTCCGCTCGAACATCCTCGCATTGGAGAAGCGTCGCCGGATGGATCCACCCTGCTGTTTACCTCCGAGGGCAAAGGAAAGGGCCCCGCCGATTCGCTCTGGGTAGTTCCCGTGCTTGGAGGCTCTCCCCGCCGCCTTGTAAACGCGGTCTCATCCACGTGGTCGCCTGACGGAGAGAAGGTCGTATACGGCACCGCCAACGGAGACATTGGTATTGTGCGGCGCGATGGAACAGACGCGCACCGCATTGCCTCGGTGGGCGGTTACCTGAAGTCGCTGGCATGGTCGCCCGACGGCAGCGTGATCCGATTTTCCAGGGACGGGTTGCTGTGGGAGATTTCCGCCGATGGGAAAAACCTGCATCAGCTTTTGCCGGGTTGGGGCAAATCGCCTACTCAGTGGAGCGGCAAGTGGGCTCCTAACGGACTGTTCTACTTCGTCGCCGATGACCAGATTTGGCTCTCCGATGAGCGGCGAGAGGTAGGTCGCACTGCCGCGATCCTACCCATTCAGATGACGTTCGGGCCAACGGTCTGGGACCGGCCGATGCCTACCCAGGATGGCAAGAAGATCTATGCCTCGGGTCGCAGCAAGCGCGGTGAACTTGTCCGTTTCGACGCGAAATCCCGGCAGTTCCAGCCCCTCTTGGCAGGAATGTCGGTAGAGTTCGTCACCTATTCGAACGATGGCAAATCGGTGGCCTATGTTTCCTACCCCGAGGGCGTTCTTTGGCGCGCCAATCAAGACGGCAGCAACCCTATCCAATTAACTCAACCTCCCGAGTATCCGAAGTCCATACGCTGGTCGCCCGACGGATCGCAGATTGCCTTAGTCGATCGCACCCCGAAGGGCGTAAACGCCATTTATCTCGTGCCCTCCGACGGAAGTGGAGAGTCGCGGCGCTTGTTGCCGTCAGATCTAAACGCGGAAACGGACCCAAGCTGGTCGCCAGATGGCCGCAAGATTGTCTTCTCCACCTCGCCGAATGTGGGCGCAAGTGCGAAGTCCAGTGTGTGCATCCTCGACATCGCGTCAGGTAAGGTCGACGTCATGCCCGATTCCGATGGCCTCGTGGTGCCTCACTGGTCGCCTGACGGCCGGGTCATCGCCGCGATGACTCTCGACACCATGGGTATGAAGCTGTTCAACATCGCCAGCGGACAATGGGCACCCTTGAACACCGGCGCAGTTGCTTTCCCGGAATGGTCGCACGACGGCAAGTCAATTTACTACGTAAAGTGGGGAGACAGCCCGGCACTCCTTCGCATTCACATCGCCGATGGCAGGCAGGAGACAGTAGCCGATTTGAAGGGCGTCCAATATACCGGCGTTTACACCCTATGGATGGGCCTCGACCCAGCGGATGCGCCGATGATGCTGCGTGACGCGGGCACTGACGACATCTATTCTCTGGCCCTGCAGTCGCAATGA
- a CDS encoding DJ-1/PfpI family protein: MERPGDGNRKAQRSNFGQGPPNDNAYLEFLKKQADGAQLVCSVCTVAVFLAGAGLLNGHVASTHWAYRPGLRLFPCHVVDDYRRYVQSGNRVTGAGISSGLDEALYIVGLLCGVRVARDVQFKMQYHPQPAFHCGDPSDTDIKDDPQMITEIAAAWEVQQAVEQVAAWMKS; the protein is encoded by the coding sequence TTGGAGAGACCGGGCGATGGCAACAGAAAAGCTCAACGTAGTAATTTCGGGCAGGGACCTCCGAACGACAACGCTTATCTCGAGTTCCTCAAGAAGCAGGCCGACGGTGCGCAACTGGTTTGCTCCGTGTGCACAGTCGCGGTCTTCCTGGCCGGCGCGGGCCTGCTCAACGGACATGTGGCCAGTACGCACTGGGCCTACAGGCCCGGGTTGCGCCTGTTCCCGTGCCATGTGGTCGACGACTACAGGAGATACGTGCAGAGCGGCAATCGTGTGACCGGAGCCGGGATTTCATCTGGCCTTGATGAAGCGCTCTACATCGTGGGTCTGCTTTGCGGCGTGCGCGTCGCGCGCGATGTTCAGTTCAAGATGCAGTACCATCCCCAGCCCGCTTTCCATTGCGGTGATCCGTCGGACACAGACATCAAAGATGATCCGCAAATGATTACCGAGATTGCGGCCGCCTGGGAAGTACAGCAAGCCGTTGAACAAGTGGCCGCCTGGATGAAGAGCTAA
- a CDS encoding multicopper oxidase family protein, which translates to MNKLRKRVIPPVCITVLTLVTAFSLHAPLLLAQQAAAPHVFVQPPTLEETAPATIGASKALRFTAPREKEPCNPQGDIRRDGNDVYVRLDYMRAKFTINNPDPDDPYGGEDPVELRSFGGCHAGPTVELLPGNTLHFDLHNNLSTDDPSCLPNPPAGLLLPPGVGCFNTVNLHTHGLHVSPAGNSDNVLLSIAPQTHFPYEINIPSDHPAGTFWYHAHNHGSTAVDAASGAAGALIIRGTRQYSKKVLPDGSHPQADIDTVLNEAPNVPMPEKLFVLQQIPYACFSNPSLQGGPWQMIFTTNGLYTTNSPSKGASSPANSPWVCPKPDGINHASVGVIENFSLQMFSASIWDTNGRFTSINGIVQPTIEVPAGEIQRWRFIHAGIHDTVNLQVVRVTHVPVNGPGKLMAAADAMAQSALRGNRIQQEAAVLAQCVANQNTLIPQFEIAVDGLTRTHMKTIGYGNDNASNYLQPGYRSDVLVVFPEDGDYCLLDQAAPKSQRFDPTTGNGGGAGPSKPQLLAYIHVRGGTAVTENLETYVKNTLYNANPQLGDDEVRNQLKQGDLTAWAPFSKDFPAPSPSTPVQQAFFNITSQGQFQVNNASYDPSVVNITRQVNTSDDWVLSAGGEPHIYHIHVNPFEIMDVLKVEKDGKKRSIFDANGHCRKDLPTDELENQYCSMYHVFRDTVFVQNGYEVHTRTYYDRYIGEFVIHCHILDHEDAGMMLNIQIVPNLNLPGGGMVMSGMQHGAAQP; encoded by the coding sequence ATGAACAAGTTACGCAAGAGAGTGATTCCTCCCGTTTGCATCACAGTGTTGACCTTGGTAACCGCCTTTTCCCTGCACGCACCCTTACTGCTTGCTCAGCAGGCTGCTGCTCCTCACGTTTTTGTCCAGCCGCCTACGCTGGAAGAAACGGCGCCGGCCACAATCGGAGCAAGCAAAGCGCTGCGGTTCACGGCTCCAAGGGAAAAAGAACCCTGCAATCCGCAGGGCGACATTCGCCGTGACGGCAACGATGTCTACGTCCGCCTCGACTACATGCGGGCCAAGTTCACGATTAACAATCCGGATCCGGACGACCCCTATGGCGGCGAAGATCCCGTGGAACTGCGGTCGTTCGGCGGCTGCCATGCGGGCCCCACCGTCGAGTTGTTGCCAGGCAACACCCTGCACTTCGACCTACACAACAATCTGAGCACCGATGATCCCAGCTGCCTGCCTAACCCTCCGGCGGGTCTGTTATTGCCTCCTGGTGTAGGCTGCTTCAACACCGTGAATCTTCACACGCACGGCCTGCACGTCTCACCCGCGGGCAACAGCGATAACGTTCTGCTCAGCATTGCGCCGCAGACTCACTTCCCCTATGAGATCAACATCCCGAGCGATCATCCCGCCGGCACGTTCTGGTATCACGCCCACAACCATGGGTCCACCGCGGTCGACGCTGCCAGTGGCGCCGCAGGCGCACTCATCATTCGCGGCACTCGCCAGTACAGCAAGAAAGTATTGCCCGACGGAAGCCATCCGCAGGCCGACATCGACACCGTCCTGAATGAGGCACCGAATGTGCCCATGCCCGAAAAGCTCTTTGTGTTGCAGCAGATTCCTTATGCCTGTTTCAGCAATCCGTCGCTTCAAGGCGGCCCGTGGCAAATGATCTTTACCACCAACGGACTGTACACCACCAACAGTCCGTCGAAAGGCGCGAGCAGCCCCGCCAATTCACCATGGGTTTGCCCTAAACCTGACGGCATCAATCACGCTTCAGTCGGTGTCATTGAGAACTTCAGTTTGCAGATGTTTTCCGCATCCATCTGGGACACGAACGGCCGATTCACCTCGATTAACGGTATTGTCCAACCCACCATCGAGGTGCCCGCGGGAGAGATCCAGCGCTGGCGCTTCATACACGCGGGCATCCACGACACGGTCAATCTCCAGGTCGTTCGTGTGACTCACGTGCCGGTCAACGGGCCTGGCAAGCTGATGGCTGCTGCAGATGCAATGGCGCAATCTGCTCTGCGCGGGAACCGTATCCAACAGGAAGCCGCCGTGTTGGCGCAGTGCGTTGCCAATCAGAATACGCTGATTCCGCAATTCGAGATCGCTGTCGATGGCCTTACTCGCACCCACATGAAAACCATCGGATACGGCAACGACAACGCCTCGAATTATCTGCAGCCCGGATACCGCAGCGACGTGCTTGTGGTCTTTCCCGAGGATGGGGACTACTGCCTGCTTGACCAGGCTGCCCCCAAGTCGCAGCGGTTTGATCCCACTACAGGCAACGGGGGTGGTGCGGGCCCTTCAAAACCCCAGTTGCTCGCCTACATTCATGTGCGGGGAGGGACAGCCGTCACCGAGAACCTCGAAACATACGTCAAGAACACCCTGTATAACGCTAACCCCCAGCTTGGCGACGATGAAGTCAGGAACCAGCTGAAGCAAGGTGACCTCACTGCCTGGGCGCCGTTCTCAAAGGATTTCCCTGCGCCATCGCCCAGCACGCCCGTCCAGCAGGCGTTTTTCAACATCACCAGTCAGGGACAATTTCAGGTCAACAACGCCTCATACGATCCCTCTGTGGTCAACATCACCCGCCAGGTCAATACCTCCGACGATTGGGTTTTGAGCGCCGGCGGCGAACCGCACATCTACCACATCCATGTGAACCCCTTCGAGATCATGGATGTCCTCAAGGTTGAGAAGGACGGCAAGAAGCGTTCCATCTTCGATGCCAATGGCCATTGCCGTAAGGATCTCCCCACCGACGAGCTGGAAAACCAGTACTGCAGCATGTACCACGTCTTTCGTGACACAGTGTTTGTCCAGAACGGATACGAAGTGCACACACGGACGTACTACGACCGCTACATCGGCGAGTTCGTGATTCACTGCCACATCCTGGATCACGAGGATGCAGGCATGATGCTGAACATCCAGATCGTGCCCAATCTGAACCTGCCGGGTGGCGGCATGGTCATGAGCGGCATGCAGCATGGTGCTGCCCAACCCTGA
- a CDS encoding tyrosinase family protein yields MTLQFAASSRRTFLKTATAGAAAAAFAGPFALAEPRAKWTRWNVTSPQGQRALATYKRAVEKMIKLPPDDPHNWFRNAFVHLMDCPHGNWWFYVWHRGYLANFEKIIRNVSSDQSFAIPYWDWTALPEIPAPMFADALTPRSPAFLPYNKDLDTFTAYIKAPLNKYWDTLNSDQRAQLDKRGYKSFDNLWNDVDGYDPKTKKVVPGNIGFAANARSRYLTAGNPKLNNRTAFDVSLPTLNFGLAAPDFISTAAEMSFNSSQKSSHNDPAGGTGSFFSTLEGLPHNQIHNYIGGVGPWDPGPYGNMTNFLSPVDPVFFLHHANIDRLWDVWTRKQMKQGQPYLPTGSDWSSYKDEPFLFFVSGDRKYLTNGKAEEYVSMAPFDYDYQPGSGEDVIVSAAPPTLKSAPPIAATVQANSASLSLPKAALRSHLAQPNVSRLAALITLPHPAPDGSEREFDIVVGAPAGITQADPGSPYYAGTISFFGNMVSMPEMEMDSTFVVPLPHNKGLLTSANAAAENVPVSVRVLPSSGKAGSAPVLKSVVVKAR; encoded by the coding sequence ATGACACTACAATTCGCAGCATCTTCCCGACGCACATTCCTCAAGACCGCAACTGCCGGCGCGGCAGCGGCGGCTTTTGCCGGCCCGTTCGCATTGGCAGAACCGCGCGCCAAATGGACTCGCTGGAACGTAACCAGTCCGCAAGGCCAGAGGGCTCTCGCCACTTACAAGCGGGCTGTCGAAAAGATGATCAAACTTCCACCCGACGATCCGCATAACTGGTTCCGAAACGCCTTCGTTCACCTGATGGATTGTCCGCACGGCAATTGGTGGTTCTACGTATGGCATCGTGGCTACCTCGCGAATTTCGAAAAGATCATCCGCAACGTGAGCAGCGATCAGAGTTTTGCTATCCCCTACTGGGACTGGACCGCGCTGCCCGAGATACCCGCTCCGATGTTCGCCGATGCACTCACGCCGCGGAGTCCGGCGTTCCTTCCCTACAACAAGGACCTCGACACCTTCACCGCCTACATCAAAGCGCCGCTGAACAAGTACTGGGACACGTTGAACTCCGATCAGCGGGCCCAACTGGACAAGCGCGGGTATAAGTCGTTCGACAATCTATGGAATGACGTTGACGGCTACGATCCGAAAACAAAGAAGGTGGTGCCCGGCAACATCGGATTCGCTGCCAATGCAAGATCGCGCTATCTCACCGCTGGCAATCCCAAGCTCAACAATCGCACCGCGTTCGATGTCAGCCTGCCGACACTCAACTTCGGCCTCGCAGCACCGGACTTCATATCAACCGCTGCAGAGATGAGCTTCAACAGCTCCCAAAAGTCCTCTCACAACGACCCGGCGGGGGGCACCGGAAGTTTCTTCTCAACCCTCGAAGGCCTGCCGCACAACCAGATTCACAACTACATCGGCGGAGTTGGCCCCTGGGATCCTGGCCCTTACGGCAACATGACCAATTTCCTGTCGCCGGTGGATCCAGTCTTCTTCCTGCATCACGCCAACATCGATCGCCTGTGGGATGTTTGGACCCGTAAACAGATGAAGCAGGGTCAACCTTACCTGCCCACCGGCTCCGATTGGAGTTCCTACAAGGACGAGCCATTCCTCTTCTTCGTCAGCGGCGATAGAAAATACCTCACCAACGGCAAAGCCGAGGAGTACGTTTCCATGGCTCCCTTCGATTACGACTACCAGCCCGGCTCCGGTGAGGACGTCATCGTCAGCGCGGCTCCGCCAACGCTCAAGTCTGCGCCGCCGATTGCCGCCACGGTTCAAGCCAACTCGGCAAGCCTCTCCCTGCCCAAGGCGGCGCTTCGCTCTCACCTGGCGCAGCCCAACGTATCCAGGCTGGCTGCACTGATCACCTTGCCGCACCCGGCGCCAGATGGCAGCGAGCGCGAATTCGACATCGTGGTTGGCGCTCCAGCAGGCATAACGCAGGCCGACCCTGGCAGCCCGTACTATGCAGGAACCATTTCGTTCTTCGGCAATATGGTCAGCATGCCTGAGATGGAGATGGACTCTACCTTCGTGGTGCCGCTGCCGCACAATAAAGGGCTGCTCACCTCGGCAAACGCGGCCGCCGAAAACGTCCCCGTGAGCGTTCGCGTCCTGCCATCAAGCGGCAAGGCCGGCTCTGCTCCCGTTTTGAAGTCGGTAGTAGTCAAAGCCAGATAG
- a CDS encoding LacI family DNA-binding transcriptional regulator, translating to MTKRSKPGAGPLPGQPISLRTLGEYLNLSPATISLVLNNAPGVRSIPQETRDRVIEAAAKFDYRPSFYARSLRKRQSFSVGVLVPELSDGYATEVLDGVEEFLIEEGYFYLTASHRRRPDLMEEYPRLLMERSVEGFIVIDTILEKTLALPTVVVAGHRPIEGVTNVVLDQRRAAELALRHLYQLGHRKIAFMRGGSHSADADERWECLMSVARDLKLTVSPQLCVQLELRVSTPELGFGPTNELIQLGAEFTALVAYNDIAAIGSIRALMNHGLRVPEDVSVVGFDDIQGAAFHNPSLTTIRQPLRQMGIVAARILLQRIRGQATFPDVVPIHPEMVIRESTCPPDPKRARPKAKPA from the coding sequence ATGACCAAGCGTTCCAAACCGGGCGCCGGTCCGCTACCGGGCCAACCCATCAGCCTGCGAACCCTGGGCGAGTATCTCAACCTATCCCCCGCCACAATTTCGCTCGTTCTCAACAATGCCCCGGGGGTACGGTCCATACCGCAGGAGACGCGCGATCGCGTCATCGAGGCCGCGGCCAAATTCGACTACCGCCCCAGTTTTTACGCCCGCTCGCTGCGCAAACGCCAGAGTTTCTCGGTCGGTGTGCTCGTCCCTGAACTCAGCGACGGTTACGCAACCGAGGTGCTGGACGGGGTCGAGGAATTCCTCATCGAGGAAGGTTATTTCTATCTCACCGCCAGCCACCGCCGCCGCCCCGACCTAATGGAGGAATATCCCCGGCTGCTCATGGAGCGCTCCGTCGAGGGGTTCATCGTCATCGATACGATTCTGGAAAAGACGCTCGCGTTGCCCACTGTTGTCGTGGCAGGCCATCGTCCCATCGAAGGCGTTACCAACGTGGTGCTCGATCAGAGACGGGCCGCCGAACTGGCCTTGCGTCATCTCTATCAATTGGGGCATCGCAAGATTGCGTTCATGCGTGGCGGCAGCCACAGCGCAGACGCTGATGAGCGCTGGGAATGCCTGATGTCTGTGGCGCGCGACCTGAAACTCACCGTCAGCCCGCAACTTTGTGTGCAGCTCGAACTCCGTGTGTCCACGCCCGAACTGGGATTTGGTCCTACGAATGAACTCATCCAGCTCGGCGCGGAATTTACCGCGCTGGTGGCTTACAACGACATTGCCGCAATCGGTTCCATTCGCGCCCTCATGAATCATGGGCTGCGCGTGCCTGAAGATGTGTCGGTGGTCGGCTTCGATGACATTCAGGGAGCCGCCTTTCACAATCCGAGCTTGACGACCATCCGCCAGCCGCTTCGGCAAATGGGAATCGTCGCTGCACGCATCCTTCTGCAGCGGATTCGCGGCCAGGCAACATTCCCTGATGTCGTGCCGATCCATCCCGAGATGGTGATTCGCGAGTCCACGTGCCCTCCCGACCCAAAGCGCGCGCGTCCCAAGGCAAAGCCGGCCTGA
- a CDS encoding MFS transporter, producing the protein MAVRLSDAATLGVLHAGFALTGVLHAIGGALLPSITQAFHLSDKQSGLLFSLYFLGTALGALFCVGRYAQLMGAGFLVLAAACVGIAHANLELLRPLFFVLGIGVGIPMSAVSMFTGRKFADRSAAPLTFLNFSWSAGALLAPLLAAQLLLKHTYRDAYQALAVAALAASIACWIVLQDPPARPAPERHSGIRNVGWIVLFSVLTFLEVGIENTTATWLATYSMRGERVGAAGGAASSALYWTGFLVSRGLFSLVLLRRDSKRILRGAVAVALIAAALLIALPGSVERGFAMLTLGAALAPVFPLMLSRFFARAGSASDSRWILSICGFGGSVLPWLTGWLSGSFSSLRIGLATAPAALVCILLLLPLALNDRARQHAT; encoded by the coding sequence ATGGCCGTCAGACTCTCAGACGCCGCGACGCTTGGCGTGCTTCACGCTGGATTCGCTCTGACGGGCGTGCTGCACGCCATCGGCGGCGCCCTGCTCCCCTCCATCACGCAAGCGTTTCACCTGAGTGACAAGCAATCGGGCCTGCTCTTCTCCCTCTATTTCTTGGGTACGGCACTCGGCGCCCTGTTTTGCGTTGGCCGCTACGCGCAACTCATGGGCGCGGGTTTCCTCGTGCTCGCTGCTGCCTGTGTGGGCATCGCGCACGCAAATCTGGAGTTATTGCGGCCGCTCTTCTTCGTGCTCGGAATCGGCGTGGGCATACCTATGAGCGCGGTGAGCATGTTTACAGGTCGCAAGTTCGCCGACCGCAGCGCCGCTCCGCTCACATTCTTAAACTTCAGTTGGAGCGCCGGCGCGTTGCTGGCCCCGCTGCTCGCCGCGCAGCTGTTGTTGAAGCACACCTACCGCGATGCGTACCAGGCCTTGGCGGTAGCTGCGTTGGCCGCATCAATTGCATGCTGGATTGTGTTGCAGGACCCACCTGCAAGGCCGGCGCCAGAGCGTCACTCAGGAATTCGCAACGTCGGCTGGATCGTCCTGTTTTCGGTGCTCACGTTTCTTGAGGTCGGCATCGAGAACACCACCGCGACATGGCTGGCCACCTACTCCATGCGCGGCGAGAGGGTAGGCGCTGCCGGAGGCGCCGCTTCCTCCGCGCTCTATTGGACAGGCTTCCTCGTCTCGCGCGGATTGTTCTCGCTCGTGCTTCTGCGCAGGGACTCAAAGCGCATTCTGCGCGGAGCAGTCGCCGTTGCTCTGATTGCCGCGGCATTGCTGATCGCGCTTCCTGGTTCAGTCGAGCGTGGCTTCGCCATGCTTACGCTCGGCGCTGCCCTGGCGCCCGTGTTTCCGCTCATGCTCTCGCGCTTCTTTGCTCGCGCGGGTAGCGCTTCCGACTCGCGATGGATTCTTTCGATCTGCGGCTTTGGAGGCTCGGTCTTGCCATGGCTCACCGGATGGCTTTCGGGCTCCTTCAGCAGCCTGCGTATCGGCCTCGCCACAGCGCCAGCGGCGCTGGTGTGCATTCTGCTTCTGCTGCCGCTCGCTTTGAACGATCGCGCTCGGCAGCACGCCACCTGA
- a CDS encoding CocE/NonD family hydrolase: MFNSLHRWVGAFALILLAVVCVPAQETKVSGDDFIKSHYTKYEFRIPMRDGKRLFTAVYVPKTSAFPADPGPYPFLMDRTPYSVAPYGEDKYPAHLGPSDEFEKGGYIFVYQDVRGRYMSEGEFIEMRPHIDDKKSPQDVDDSSDTYDTIEFLLKNVDHNNGKVGIWGISYPGFYTSASIIDSHPALVAASPQAPMTDLFKGDDAYHGGAFMLSANFGFYAFFKPQSQPQTPHQSVPFDFGTPDTYRFYLNAGNLANLEAQYLKGSNWLFNDQMNHDTYDSYWQARDLSRHMKNVKCAVLVVGGWYDAEDLSGPYRTFNAISKMNPETPTTLVEGPWVHGGWARGEGSHLGDIQFNAKTSEYFHASVQFPFFEHYLKGKSAGAQPKAVVFETGTNVWRHFEEWPPKEAKAKTFYFHAGGKLSFDAPADAKGVDEYVSDPNHPVPFVGYTTDTVPQRYMVDDQRFSSYRPDVLVYQTDPLTEDVTIAGPISPKLKIASSGTDSDFVVKLIDVYPEDYGDAEGRPNKRVTDEPPLRMGGYQELLRGEPMRAKFRNSWEKPEPLTPGKQTEVDFTMPDLFHTFRRGHRIMVQVQSSWFPLTDRNPQTFTDIPHAKPEDFKKATEQVFREKDAASGVEVMVMPAR; encoded by the coding sequence ATGTTCAATTCCCTGCATCGGTGGGTCGGCGCGTTCGCTCTTATTTTGCTGGCTGTGGTGTGCGTTCCTGCACAAGAGACAAAGGTGTCGGGCGATGACTTTATCAAATCGCACTACACCAAGTACGAATTCCGGATCCCGATGCGCGACGGCAAGCGGCTGTTCACTGCTGTGTATGTGCCGAAGACGTCGGCCTTCCCTGCCGATCCCGGGCCGTACCCATTCCTGATGGATCGCACGCCGTACAGTGTCGCCCCGTATGGTGAGGACAAGTATCCCGCACACCTCGGGCCTTCGGACGAGTTCGAGAAGGGCGGCTACATCTTCGTGTATCAGGATGTGCGCGGCCGCTACATGAGTGAAGGCGAGTTCATTGAGATGCGTCCGCACATCGACGATAAGAAGTCGCCGCAAGATGTAGATGATTCGTCGGACACATACGACACCATTGAGTTTCTGCTGAAGAATGTCGACCATAACAACGGTAAGGTGGGTATTTGGGGGATATCGTATCCGGGCTTTTACACTTCGGCTTCGATCATCGATTCGCATCCGGCACTGGTTGCGGCAAGCCCGCAGGCACCGATGACGGATCTGTTCAAGGGGGACGACGCGTATCACGGCGGCGCGTTCATGCTGTCGGCGAACTTCGGGTTCTATGCCTTCTTCAAGCCGCAGAGCCAACCGCAGACGCCACACCAGAGCGTACCGTTTGATTTTGGAACGCCGGATACGTACAGGTTCTATCTGAATGCGGGGAACCTCGCGAATCTCGAAGCGCAGTATCTGAAAGGATCGAACTGGCTGTTCAACGACCAGATGAACCACGACACCTACGACAGCTACTGGCAGGCGCGCGATCTGTCGCGGCACATGAAGAATGTGAAATGCGCGGTGCTGGTGGTGGGCGGCTGGTACGACGCGGAGGATCTGAGCGGGCCGTATCGCACCTTCAACGCGATCAGCAAAATGAATCCGGAGACGCCGACGACGCTTGTGGAAGGACCGTGGGTGCATGGCGGCTGGGCGCGCGGAGAAGGAAGTCATCTGGGCGATATCCAGTTCAACGCCAAGACCAGCGAGTACTTCCATGCGAGTGTGCAGTTCCCTTTCTTTGAACACTACCTGAAGGGCAAGAGCGCGGGTGCGCAGCCGAAGGCCGTCGTGTTCGAGACGGGAACTAACGTGTGGCGGCACTTTGAGGAGTGGCCCCCTAAGGAAGCGAAGGCGAAGACGTTCTACTTCCATGCGGGCGGGAAGCTCAGCTTCGATGCGCCTGCGGACGCGAAGGGCGTAGATGAGTATGTGAGCGATCCGAATCATCCGGTGCCGTTTGTTGGCTACACGACTGATACGGTTCCCCAGCGCTACATGGTAGATGATCAGCGGTTCTCGAGCTATCGGCCGGATGTGCTGGTGTATCAGACGGATCCGCTGACGGAAGATGTGACGATTGCGGGGCCGATCTCGCCTAAGCTCAAGATCGCAAGCAGTGGGACGGACTCGGACTTTGTGGTGAAGCTGATCGACGTGTATCCCGAGGACTACGGTGACGCCGAAGGCCGGCCCAACAAGCGAGTGACTGACGAGCCGCCACTTCGGATGGGCGGCTACCAGGAGTTGCTGCGCGGCGAGCCGATGCGCGCGAAGTTCCGCAACAGCTGGGAGAAGCCGGAGCCGCTAACACCGGGCAAGCAGACGGAGGTGGACTTCACCATGCCGGACCTGTTCCACACGTTCCGCCGCGGGCATCGCATCATGGTGCAGGTGCAGAGCTCGTGGTTCCCGCTGACCGATCGCAACCCGCAGACGTTCACGGATATTCCGCACGCCAAGCCTGAGGATTTCAAGAAGGCGACCGAGCAGGTGTTCCGCGAAAAGGATGCGGCGAGCGGAGTGGAAGTGATGGTGATGCCCGCGAGGTAA